One Euphorbia lathyris chromosome 1, ddEupLath1.1, whole genome shotgun sequence DNA segment encodes these proteins:
- the LOC136227898 gene encoding proteasome subunit alpha type-4-like: MSRRYDSRTTIFSPEGRLYQVEYAMEAIGNAGTAIGILSKDGVVLVGEKKVTSKLLQTSTSTEKMYKIDDHVACAVAGIMSDANILINTARVQAQRYYFSYQEPMPVEQLVQSLCDTKQGYTQFGGLRPFGVSFLFAGWDKNFGFQLYTSDPSGNYGGWKAAAIGANNQAAQSMLKQDYKDEITREEAVQLAIKVLSKTMDSTSLTSDKLELAEVFLLPSGKVKYQVCSAETVSKLLVQYGVTQPTADAS; this comes from the coding sequence ATGTCTCGAAGATATGATAGCCGCACAACAATCTTCTCTCCTGAAGGACGGCTTTACCAAGTAGAGTATGCAATGGAGGCCATTGGAAATGCGGGAACTGCTATTGGAATATTGTCAAAAGATGGGGTTGTCTTGGTTGGTGAAAAGAAGGTTACCTCTAAACTCCTTCAGACTTCAACCTCAACCGAGAAAATGTACAAGATTGATGACCATGTAGCTTGTGCTGTCGCTGGCATAATGTCTGATGCCAATATCCTTATTAACACAGCTAGAGTTCAAGCACAGCGCTATTATTTTTCATACCAGGAACCAATGCCTGTTGAACAGCTTGTACAATCTCTTTGTGACACCAAGCAAGGTTACACGCAGTTTGGTGGGCTCCGCCCTTTTGGGGTTTCATTTCTCTTTGCTGGCTGGGATAAAAATTTTGGCTTCCAGCTTTACACTAGTGATCCTAGTGGAAACTACGGTGGTTGGAAGGCTGCAGCTATTGGAGCTAACAACCAGGCTGCACAGTCAATGTTGAAGCAGGACTACAAGGATGAAATTACTAGAGAAGAGGCAGTTCAGCTGGCAATAAAGGTGCTCAGCAAGACTATGGATAGTACAAGTCTTACTTCTGATAAGCTTGAATTGGCTGAGGTCTTCCTCCTTCCCTCTGGAAAAGTGAAGTACCAGGTTTGCTCGGCAGAAACTGTGAGCAAGTTGTTAGTTCAGTATGGTGTAACTCAACCTACGGCTGATGCTTCTTAG